One Citricoccus sp. K5 DNA window includes the following coding sequences:
- a CDS encoding transketolase family protein: MATNTASSVPTNTGSAESSAATAGIPGDPEPTTSFTFGELLSSRTVIGQTLKELGETHDNLWVLTPDIGATLVEFRDTFPDRFVDVGLSEQACVGIAAGLANEGNIPVVSGMLPFLSMRALEQVRSDICYPNLPVKIVGTHGGLVGNGGSTHYAVEDLGLMTSLVNMTVTSIGDPLMVGEVLRQSMSMTGPLYIRLAVGKKDKVIYEPGSVTVEIGKGITAREGTDLTLFAHGETVSQALEAAEVLAAEHGIDARVVDMFTLKPVDADLIQRCAEETGRFVVVEDHLAYGGLASQVSDVIADRGLRLEGFRRLGIPQVFAGFGEDTELRDKHGYGLQATVDAALAVTEGRPTQRTGERSIA; encoded by the coding sequence ATGGCCACCAACACCGCGAGTAGTGTCCCCACCAACACGGGCTCTGCAGAGAGTTCCGCGGCTACGGCGGGCATCCCCGGCGATCCCGAGCCGACCACCTCGTTCACCTTCGGGGAGTTGCTCTCCTCCCGGACCGTGATCGGCCAGACGCTGAAGGAACTCGGCGAGACCCATGACAACCTGTGGGTGCTGACTCCGGACATCGGGGCCACCCTGGTGGAGTTCCGCGACACCTTCCCGGACCGGTTCGTGGACGTGGGGCTGTCCGAGCAGGCCTGCGTGGGCATCGCGGCCGGCCTGGCCAATGAGGGCAACATCCCGGTGGTCTCCGGCATGCTGCCGTTCCTGAGCATGCGTGCGCTCGAGCAGGTCCGCTCGGACATCTGCTACCCGAACCTGCCGGTGAAGATCGTCGGCACGCACGGCGGGCTCGTCGGCAACGGCGGCTCCACCCACTACGCCGTCGAGGACCTGGGCCTGATGACCTCTCTGGTGAACATGACAGTCACCTCCATTGGTGATCCGCTGATGGTCGGAGAGGTCCTTCGCCAGTCCATGTCCATGACGGGTCCGCTCTACATCCGCCTGGCTGTGGGCAAGAAGGACAAGGTGATCTACGAGCCCGGCTCCGTCACCGTGGAGATCGGCAAAGGCATCACCGCCCGCGAGGGCACCGACCTCACCCTCTTCGCGCACGGCGAGACGGTGTCCCAGGCTCTCGAGGCCGCGGAGGTCCTGGCCGCCGAGCACGGCATCGACGCCCGCGTGGTGGACATGTTCACGCTCAAGCCGGTTGACGCCGACCTCATCCAGCGCTGCGCCGAGGAGACCGGTCGCTTCGTGGTGGTCGAGGACCACCTGGCCTATGGCGGGCTGGCCTCGCAGGTCTCGGACGTCATCGCGGATCGGGGCTTGCGGCTCGAGGGCTTCCGGCGGCTCGGCATCCCCCAGGTCTTCGCGGGCTTCGGTGAGGATACGGAGCTCCGGGACAAGCACGGTTACGGGCTGCAGGCCACCGTGGACGCGGCCCTCGCGGTGACCGAGGGCCGACCGACCCAACGCACCGGCGAGCGGAGCATCGCATGA
- a CDS encoding transketolase encodes MAATITRPETNVSELEDLSYELREKLLLLCGEYDGSVHIGGDLSCADILTLLFQYGMHVDPQDLHNPERDRFVLSKGHAAVCMYITMAIRGFFDYDDIVRTYGRLDSAYGMHPCKVQLPGVEVSTGSLGHGLPLATGMALHARRNGMSHRVFTLMGDGETGEGSVWEAALAANSNNLGNLVAFIDRNRQLMTSFSEERVKLEPYPDKWRAFGWNVIEVDGHDMGALVAAFDSLPDPDSDTPTVIVCDTVKGKGVDFMEANLAWHAGSLNDKDLQRALAALADGRKAA; translated from the coding sequence ATGGCCGCAACGATCACGAGACCGGAGACCAACGTTTCCGAGTTGGAAGACCTTTCGTATGAGCTGAGGGAAAAGTTACTCCTTCTCTGCGGAGAGTATGACGGTTCAGTGCACATAGGTGGCGACCTTTCTTGTGCTGATATTTTGACGTTGTTGTTCCAGTATGGGATGCACGTGGATCCACAGGATCTGCACAATCCCGAGCGGGACAGGTTCGTCCTCAGCAAGGGCCACGCGGCGGTCTGCATGTACATCACGATGGCCATCCGTGGCTTCTTCGACTACGACGACATCGTGCGTACCTATGGCCGGCTGGACTCCGCCTACGGCATGCATCCGTGCAAGGTGCAACTGCCCGGTGTGGAGGTGTCTACCGGCTCCCTGGGCCACGGGCTCCCGCTGGCCACCGGTATGGCCCTGCATGCCCGGCGCAACGGCATGAGCCACCGTGTCTTCACCCTGATGGGGGATGGCGAGACCGGCGAGGGCTCGGTCTGGGAAGCCGCCTTGGCTGCGAACAGCAACAACCTGGGCAACCTGGTGGCGTTCATCGACCGCAACCGCCAGCTGATGACGAGCTTCTCCGAGGAGCGCGTGAAGCTCGAGCCGTATCCGGACAAGTGGCGGGCCTTCGGCTGGAACGTGATCGAGGTGGACGGCCATGACATGGGCGCCCTCGTGGCAGCCTTCGACTCCCTGCCGGACCCGGATTCGGACACCCCCACGGTGATCGTCTGCGACACGGTCAAGGGCAAGGGCGTGGACTTCATGGAGGCCAATCTCGCCTGGCACGCCGGATCCCTCAATGACAAGGACCTCCAGCGTGCCCTCGCCGCGCTGGCCGATGGACGAAAGGCGGCATGA
- a CDS encoding aldehyde dehydrogenase family protein, whose amino-acid sequence MTDTTTSRSPGNTDHQDLPTTPLYYGGREHQSEATLTVVNPAKPSEVVGQAAAATRDQALAAVAAAKDAFPAWAALSPTERAEALTTAAAAIMEGSEREAAILSSENGKVVGESTFDLMGLVQRFELAIGLAEEVDAVETLPGPPTEVRISHQPMGVVTIIVPFNWPIAILGASLPYALMAGNTVVVKPPPSCPLATTRAVQRVAERLPAGVLNVVTGADAEIGEALVSNEDVAKVCFTGSVGGGKKIMSMAAQTLTNVTLELGGNDGVLILEDAEFTEQGMDLLFMGIFGTTGQVCMNAKRIYVHSSKRDELVAELTRRLEGTTLGPATDAATTMGPFHQRAQLEYVQALVQEAKDSGADVREFGELPGGEWAEGNFMRPSLVLDPDPALRVVTEEQFGPTIPIITFEDLEDGIRMVNDTQYGLCNSVWTSDEQTAIEIGSRLQAGYVFHNTHGPALLDQRAPFGGIKQSGIGREMGTIGLRNFQEPHALGLLKAGPSSGEADSTPVG is encoded by the coding sequence ATGACTGACACCACCACTTCCCGCTCGCCGGGAAACACAGATCACCAGGACCTTCCCACCACGCCGTTGTACTACGGGGGCCGTGAGCACCAGAGCGAGGCGACACTGACCGTGGTCAATCCGGCCAAGCCCTCCGAGGTCGTCGGCCAGGCCGCGGCCGCCACCCGGGACCAGGCCCTGGCCGCCGTGGCCGCCGCCAAGGACGCCTTCCCGGCGTGGGCCGCCCTGTCCCCCACCGAACGCGCCGAGGCCCTGACCACGGCCGCGGCCGCCATCATGGAGGGCTCCGAACGGGAGGCCGCCATCCTCTCCTCGGAGAACGGCAAGGTCGTCGGGGAATCGACCTTCGACCTGATGGGCCTGGTCCAGCGCTTCGAGCTGGCGATCGGCCTCGCCGAGGAGGTGGACGCCGTCGAGACCCTTCCGGGGCCACCCACCGAAGTGCGCATCTCACACCAGCCGATGGGCGTGGTGACGATCATCGTGCCGTTCAACTGGCCCATCGCCATCCTCGGCGCCTCCCTGCCCTACGCCCTGATGGCCGGGAACACCGTGGTGGTCAAGCCGCCGCCCTCCTGCCCGCTGGCCACCACCCGCGCCGTGCAGCGCGTGGCGGAGCGGCTACCCGCCGGCGTGCTCAACGTGGTGACCGGCGCGGACGCCGAGATCGGCGAGGCCTTGGTCTCCAACGAGGACGTGGCCAAGGTCTGCTTCACCGGCTCCGTCGGCGGCGGCAAGAAGATCATGTCCATGGCCGCGCAGACGCTGACCAACGTCACCCTGGAACTCGGGGGCAATGACGGCGTGCTGATCCTCGAGGACGCCGAGTTCACCGAGCAGGGGATGGACCTGCTGTTCATGGGCATCTTCGGCACCACCGGCCAGGTCTGCATGAACGCCAAGCGCATCTACGTGCACTCCTCCAAGAGGGACGAGCTGGTGGCGGAGCTGACCCGGCGGCTGGAGGGCACCACGCTTGGCCCGGCCACGGACGCAGCCACCACCATGGGGCCCTTCCACCAGAGGGCCCAGCTCGAGTACGTGCAGGCCCTGGTCCAGGAGGCCAAGGACTCCGGTGCGGACGTCCGCGAGTTCGGCGAGCTACCCGGCGGCGAATGGGCCGAGGGGAACTTCATGCGTCCCTCACTGGTGCTGGACCCGGACCCGGCCCTGCGCGTGGTCACCGAGGAGCAGTTCGGCCCGACCATCCCGATCATCACCTTCGAGGACCTCGAGGACGGCATCCGGATGGTGAACGACACGCAGTACGGGTTGTGCAACTCCGTGTGGACCTCGGACGAGCAGACCGCCATCGAGATCGGCTCCCGGTTGCAGGCCGGCTATGTCTTCCACAACACCCACGGCCCCGCCCTGCTGGACCAGCGCGCCCCCTTCGGCGGCATCAAGCAGTCCGGCATCGGCCGCGAGATGGGCACCATCGGCCTGCGCAACTTCCAGGAGCCCCACGCCCTGGGCCTGCTGAAGGCCGGCCCCTCGTCCGGTGAGGCGGACAGCACGCCCGTCGGCTGA
- a CDS encoding GntP family permease gives MIAVHTLIAILVIVVLIIRLKVDPVISLVLGCLYLGIATGVGLAGTVEAITTGFGEIMVEVGLLIGFGVLIGSQLHASGAFTRLVTVLVRTVGADRLPYSMAALLSVVMPSIYVDVQVVLAAPVARSAAPKIGKHGLPLLAAALGTGIFSGYVFVVPGLAALSITGLMDIPLGDWLLYGLVLGPVTALLTTLVMRLILRTNYWKPSSDEGATPVSELEEARLQKAQADSAGHAGTTGGGGSTGGGGTTGSASTAPARELPLIVLFLPIIVPLVLIAFGAFAGLFEFTNPVIEFFGDANIALFIGLLGAYLISRITNGNGRTQDALQSGFHTTGEILLITGVGGSLGAVIGASGLDQLLAGLFTANESMPTVLIIVLAWFVAALLHLAIGSVSVAAIAAAGIIAPVLGAVDVSPIAMGLAIASGAMFALQVNSNFFWMFNSLLGLTTKGSLKTLTMSTSISSVISLPIVVILALVLPA, from the coding sequence ATGATTGCCGTCCACACACTCATCGCCATCCTGGTGATCGTGGTCCTCATCATCCGGCTCAAGGTGGATCCGGTCATCAGCCTCGTCCTCGGCTGCCTCTACCTGGGGATCGCCACCGGAGTGGGCCTGGCCGGCACCGTCGAGGCGATCACCACGGGATTCGGTGAGATCATGGTCGAGGTCGGGTTGCTCATCGGCTTCGGCGTGCTCATCGGCTCCCAATTGCATGCCAGTGGCGCCTTCACTCGCCTCGTGACGGTCCTCGTGCGGACGGTGGGCGCGGATCGATTGCCGTACTCGATGGCGGCCTTGCTGTCCGTGGTGATGCCGTCCATCTACGTGGATGTCCAGGTGGTCCTCGCGGCCCCGGTTGCCCGATCCGCTGCACCGAAGATCGGCAAGCACGGTCTGCCCCTGCTGGCCGCGGCGCTCGGCACGGGGATCTTCTCGGGTTACGTGTTCGTCGTCCCCGGTCTGGCTGCCCTCTCCATCACCGGGTTGATGGATATCCCGCTGGGCGACTGGCTCCTCTACGGCCTCGTCCTCGGGCCGGTCACGGCCCTCCTCACCACGCTCGTGATGCGCCTCATCCTGCGGACGAACTACTGGAAGCCCTCCTCCGACGAGGGCGCGACCCCCGTTTCGGAGCTTGAGGAGGCCCGCCTCCAGAAGGCCCAGGCGGACTCAGCCGGCCACGCAGGAACCACCGGTGGCGGGGGATCAACCGGTGGCGGTGGAACGACCGGTTCTGCCAGCACGGCGCCGGCGCGTGAACTACCCCTGATCGTGCTGTTCCTGCCGATCATCGTGCCGCTGGTCCTCATCGCTTTCGGGGCCTTCGCAGGCCTTTTCGAGTTCACCAACCCGGTCATCGAGTTCTTCGGGGACGCCAATATCGCCCTGTTCATCGGCCTGCTCGGGGCCTACCTGATTTCCCGGATCACGAACGGCAATGGCCGCACGCAGGATGCGCTGCAGTCGGGTTTTCACACCACGGGTGAGATCCTGCTCATCACGGGCGTGGGCGGCTCGCTGGGTGCCGTGATCGGCGCCTCGGGACTCGACCAGCTCCTAGCGGGCCTGTTCACGGCGAATGAGAGCATGCCGACCGTCCTCATCATCGTGCTGGCGTGGTTCGTCGCGGCGCTGCTGCACCTGGCCATCGGCTCGGTCTCCGTCGCAGCCATCGCGGCGGCCGGCATCATCGCCCCGGTGCTCGGCGCAGTGGACGTGAGCCCCATTGCGATGGGCCTGGCCATCGCCTCCGGCGCAATGTTCGCGCTCCAGGTGAACAGCAATTTCTTCTGGATGTTCAACTCGCTGCTCGGCCTCACCACCAAGGGATCCCTCAAGACGCTCACCATGTCGACGTCCATCTCCTCGGTCATCTCCCTGCCGATCGTGGTGATCCTCGCGCTGGTACTTCCCGCCTAG
- a CDS encoding NAD(P)/FAD-dependent oxidoreductase, which produces MSASQHQSQSQNVSAAADQDARGVVIIGGGQAGLQAAASLRSEGFTGEVTIVAEEPGLPYQRPPLSKDYLKARPTDGTDGSGGTSAAPLPLRGAAFFADHAITLLTGTAATSMDRQSQTVTLADGTTLGYSSLVLATGARNRELPTPGIDLPGIHGLRTLEDAEQLGAALDTAQNVVVVGAGFIGLEFATAALARGCHVTVLEFAPRPMGRALTPLLGDWFAGAHRDLGIDLRLNEGIASFEAGDDGRVSFAVSTTGDRYPADLVVAGVGVQPNDQLAAEAGLETANGIVVDANLRTADPDIYAIGDCAAFPCVHAGGPFRLESVQNATDHARHVAGVILGVDVPYAELPWFWSTQGPFRLQMANIVRADDETVVVGDPDPASPKFSVFCFRDGILAAVESVNMPSDHLSARKILAAGLEITREEALSEGFSLRAAYKERTRSAAV; this is translated from the coding sequence ATGAGCGCGAGCCAGCATCAGAGCCAGAGCCAAAACGTGTCCGCAGCGGCAGATCAGGACGCCCGCGGCGTCGTCATCATCGGCGGCGGCCAGGCCGGACTGCAGGCCGCCGCGTCCCTGCGCTCCGAGGGCTTCACCGGCGAGGTCACCATCGTGGCCGAGGAGCCCGGCCTGCCCTATCAGCGGCCGCCGCTGTCCAAGGACTACCTGAAGGCCCGTCCCACGGACGGTACTGACGGTTCAGGCGGCACCTCGGCCGCGCCCCTGCCACTGCGCGGTGCGGCGTTCTTCGCGGACCACGCCATCACCCTGCTCACCGGCACCGCCGCCACCAGCATGGACCGGCAGTCCCAAACCGTCACCCTCGCCGACGGCACCACCCTGGGCTACTCGTCGCTGGTGTTGGCCACCGGTGCCCGCAACCGCGAACTGCCGACCCCGGGCATCGACCTACCGGGCATCCACGGACTGCGCACCCTGGAGGACGCCGAACAGCTCGGCGCCGCGCTGGACACCGCGCAGAACGTGGTCGTGGTCGGCGCCGGGTTCATCGGCCTGGAATTCGCGACGGCGGCGCTCGCCCGCGGCTGCCACGTCACCGTCCTGGAGTTCGCGCCCCGCCCGATGGGCCGCGCGCTCACCCCGCTGCTGGGCGACTGGTTCGCCGGCGCCCACCGGGATCTGGGTATCGACCTGCGGCTGAACGAGGGCATCGCGTCCTTCGAGGCCGGCGACGACGGCCGGGTCTCCTTCGCGGTCTCGACCACCGGGGACCGGTACCCGGCAGACCTGGTGGTGGCCGGCGTCGGGGTCCAGCCGAACGACCAGCTGGCCGCCGAGGCCGGTCTCGAGACTGCCAACGGGATCGTGGTGGACGCGAACCTGCGCACCGCTGACCCGGACATCTACGCGATCGGGGACTGTGCCGCGTTTCCCTGCGTGCACGCCGGCGGGCCGTTCCGCCTGGAGTCCGTGCAGAACGCCACCGATCACGCCCGGCACGTGGCCGGCGTGATCCTCGGCGTCGACGTCCCGTATGCGGAGCTGCCGTGGTTCTGGTCCACCCAGGGGCCGTTCCGGCTGCAGATGGCCAACATCGTGCGGGCGGACGACGAGACCGTGGTGGTGGGGGACCCGGATCCTGCCAGCCCGAAGTTCTCCGTGTTCTGCTTCCGCGACGGGATCCTGGCAGCCGTCGAGTCCGTGAACATGCCCAGCGACCACCTCTCGGCCCGGAAGATCCTCGCCGCGGGCCTCGAGATCACCCGCGAGGAGGCCCTGTCCGAAGGATTCTCCCTCCGGGCGGCCTACAAGGAGCGGACCCGGTCCGCGGCGGTCTAG
- a CDS encoding 2Fe-2S iron-sulfur cluster-binding protein translates to MPTITYHQPDGDTQVIELEKPDRIMQAALKNSVPGIVGECGGQAMCATCHVYVREEYLDALPEIGDDEEEMLEVTASERDERRSRLGCQIEVGGSGPEAIEVDIPEEQV, encoded by the coding sequence ATGCCCACCATCACGTATCACCAGCCCGACGGCGACACCCAGGTCATCGAGCTCGAGAAGCCCGACCGCATCATGCAGGCGGCGCTGAAGAACAGCGTCCCGGGCATCGTCGGGGAATGTGGCGGCCAGGCCATGTGCGCCACCTGCCACGTGTACGTCCGCGAGGAGTACCTGGACGCCCTGCCGGAGATCGGCGACGACGAGGAGGAGATGCTCGAGGTCACCGCCTCCGAGCGAGATGAGCGCCGCAGCCGCCTGGGCTGCCAGATCGAGGTCGGCGGCAGCGGCCCGGAGGCCATCGAGGTCGACATCCCGGAAGAGCAGGTCTGA
- a CDS encoding LysR family transcriptional regulator, whose protein sequence is MALPFTLRQLEIFDAVVRTGSLSAAARDLHTAQSSVSSAIDELEKQVGQRLLVRRKAQGAWPTAAGRQLHREAGIVLHTAQEAGRILQERDGQLRGPLTIGVYQTLAPYVLPLLLGDFATEHPLVELSFVEVQHAELMAGLTSGAIDVGFTYLHEVPAEVDHQPILERPPYVLMPADHPLADRPSVTLPDLTGEKIILLGDAPSKANTLRDLDTTEDDERIAWVTSSLPLTRALVGKGLGVAILVQPDASPWTVDGHPVVEVPLHVEDGNVFVHIAWLKPQARRRPPRRITEMVTFAEANFAPHIARIDEDRRLRKASDIA, encoded by the coding sequence ATGGCCCTGCCCTTCACCCTGCGCCAGTTGGAGATCTTCGATGCCGTGGTGCGTACCGGCTCCCTCTCCGCCGCAGCCCGTGACCTGCACACGGCCCAGTCCTCGGTGTCCTCCGCGATCGACGAGCTCGAGAAGCAGGTCGGCCAGCGGCTCCTCGTCCGCCGCAAAGCCCAGGGCGCCTGGCCCACCGCCGCGGGCCGCCAGTTACACCGCGAGGCGGGGATCGTGCTCCACACCGCCCAGGAAGCCGGCCGGATCCTGCAGGAGCGGGACGGTCAGCTGCGCGGCCCGTTGACCATTGGCGTCTACCAGACCCTGGCCCCCTACGTGCTGCCCCTGCTCCTGGGGGACTTCGCCACGGAGCACCCCCTGGTGGAGCTGTCCTTCGTGGAGGTCCAGCATGCCGAGCTGATGGCCGGCCTGACCTCCGGTGCCATCGATGTGGGGTTCACCTACCTCCATGAGGTCCCGGCCGAGGTGGACCACCAGCCCATCCTCGAGCGGCCGCCCTACGTCCTGATGCCGGCTGACCACCCGTTGGCGGACCGGCCCTCCGTGACGCTGCCCGATCTGACCGGGGAGAAGATCATCCTGCTCGGCGATGCCCCCAGCAAGGCCAACACGCTCCGGGACCTGGACACCACGGAGGACGACGAGCGCATCGCCTGGGTCACCTCATCCCTGCCGCTGACCCGCGCCCTCGTGGGCAAGGGCCTGGGAGTGGCCATCCTGGTGCAACCGGACGCCTCTCCGTGGACCGTGGACGGTCACCCGGTGGTCGAGGTTCCCCTGCACGTCGAGGACGGGAACGTCTTCGTCCACATCGCCTGGCTCAAACCCCAGGCCCGACGCCGGCCCCCGCGCCGCATCACCGAGATGGTCACCTTCGCCGAGGCGAACTTCGCGCCCCACATCGCCCGCATCGACGAGGATCGGCGCCTGCGAAAGGCCTCGGACATTGCTTGA
- a CDS encoding cytochrome P450, with protein MTTVASGTPILDVDPFSVPSLRDPHPVEDAIREAGPIVWLESHGIWATGRADLVQEIFLDQETFISSHGTGLTNTALEANWRKPSVILEQDQPQHTATRKLMSSALSLKVVKQLKEDFQAEAFAVVDEVCARGEFDAVTDLAEAYPLRVLPDAVGLAPEGRQYLLKYANLNFQAMGPRDDALYEEAVIQAAEATEYVEWQMRRENLDETKLAGKFFTAADEGAITEETAGLLVRTFLSAGLDTTMLGIGNALLALSRTPDAWSALRGDPSLARTVFEETLRCHAPSPYIGRTVGTRTELGGVVLEPEQKIITCLSAANRDPRRWTDPEAFDITRDVRGHAAFGYGIHACVGQMMARMEAECLLTAFATRVDSLEVTAEPVRKLNHWLRGYTSMPMRVTLK; from the coding sequence ATGACCACCGTGGCCAGCGGCACGCCCATTCTCGACGTGGACCCCTTCTCCGTCCCCTCGCTGCGGGACCCCCACCCCGTCGAGGACGCGATCCGTGAGGCCGGCCCGATCGTCTGGCTCGAGTCCCACGGCATCTGGGCCACCGGGCGGGCGGACCTGGTCCAGGAGATCTTCCTGGACCAGGAGACCTTCATCTCCTCGCACGGCACCGGCCTGACGAACACCGCACTGGAGGCGAACTGGCGCAAGCCGAGCGTGATCCTGGAACAGGACCAGCCACAGCACACCGCCACGCGCAAGCTCATGAGCTCCGCGCTCTCCCTCAAGGTCGTCAAGCAGCTCAAGGAGGACTTCCAGGCCGAGGCCTTCGCCGTGGTGGACGAGGTCTGCGCGCGGGGCGAGTTCGATGCCGTGACAGACCTCGCCGAGGCCTACCCGCTGCGGGTGCTGCCGGACGCCGTTGGACTGGCCCCCGAGGGGCGGCAGTACCTGCTGAAGTACGCCAACCTGAACTTCCAGGCCATGGGTCCTCGAGACGATGCACTCTACGAGGAGGCGGTGATCCAGGCGGCCGAGGCCACAGAATACGTGGAATGGCAGATGCGGCGCGAGAACCTGGATGAGACCAAGCTCGCCGGGAAGTTCTTCACCGCGGCGGACGAGGGAGCCATCACGGAGGAGACGGCCGGACTGCTGGTGCGGACCTTCCTCTCCGCCGGGCTGGACACCACCATGCTGGGGATCGGCAACGCCCTGCTGGCCCTGTCCCGCACCCCGGATGCATGGTCTGCCCTCCGCGGGGACCCCTCTCTGGCCCGCACGGTCTTCGAGGAGACGCTGCGGTGCCATGCCCCGAGTCCTTACATCGGCCGGACCGTGGGCACGCGCACCGAACTCGGCGGCGTGGTGCTGGAACCAGAGCAGAAGATCATCACCTGTCTCTCCGCCGCCAACCGGGACCCGCGCCGCTGGACCGACCCGGAGGCCTTTGACATCACCCGCGACGTCCGCGGCCACGCGGCCTTCGGCTACGGCATCCACGCCTGTGTGGGCCAGATGATGGCCCGCATGGAGGCCGAATGCCTGTTGACGGCCTTCGCCACCCGCGTGGACTCACTCGAGGTCACAGCCGAACCCGTGCGCAAACTCAACCACTGGCTGCGCGGCTACACCTCGATGCCGATGCGGGTGACGCTGAAGTAG
- a CDS encoding dihydroxyacetone kinase family protein: MKKLINNPRDVVVESLTGLVRMNPGLRLLEGSRTVVEARASERGRVAVLSGGGAGHEPAHAGFVGAGMLTGAVSGEVFTSPSVDDILAGIRAVDSGAGVLLIVKSYTGDRLNFGLAAELARADGIDVRMVVVADDVALAGSSDHAGHRGIAGTVLVHKIAGAAAAAGQDLDAAARVAQSAADALATMGVALGSCTVPAAGSPSFELGEDEVEWGLGIHGEQGVERSALLTATEAVDRLLSACLAVGRIPDAGRVALLVNNLGGSSAMEISLVADAALTWLRERGLDVVRAWSGTFLTAMEMEGVSLSLLAVDDRLVELLDAPVQTSAWPALSGRVNTEPFLAVPPAEAFGLEGPALAGPGWRVLEDVLQALRDAEPELTAMDQQVGDGDLGHSLDRGARAVLQEQASLPCRPDLLLRRVSAVARKSIGGTSGPLYAVFLLKASAALAGIEQPASADWARALAAGQRGIQDLGGASPGDRTMLDALAPAAEAFAGAGSEPLPVALRAAADAARAGAEATADMAPRRGRSSYAGDRVKGHLDPGAWAVYLWLDAAARAAVCD; the protein is encoded by the coding sequence ATGAAGAAGCTCATCAACAATCCGCGCGACGTCGTGGTCGAATCCCTGACCGGACTGGTGCGGATGAATCCGGGCCTTCGGTTGCTGGAGGGCTCCCGCACGGTGGTGGAGGCCCGGGCTTCCGAGCGTGGCCGGGTGGCCGTCCTCTCCGGTGGTGGTGCCGGCCACGAGCCGGCGCATGCGGGATTCGTGGGAGCCGGGATGCTGACCGGTGCGGTCTCGGGTGAGGTCTTCACGTCCCCCTCGGTGGACGACATCCTGGCCGGCATCCGTGCGGTGGACTCCGGGGCCGGGGTGCTGCTGATCGTGAAGAGTTACACCGGTGACCGGCTGAACTTCGGATTGGCCGCGGAGCTGGCCCGCGCGGACGGCATCGACGTGCGGATGGTCGTGGTGGCGGACGATGTCGCCCTCGCCGGTTCCAGCGACCACGCAGGGCATCGCGGAATCGCCGGCACGGTCCTGGTCCACAAGATCGCCGGGGCCGCGGCTGCCGCCGGCCAGGACCTTGATGCTGCGGCCCGGGTGGCCCAGTCCGCGGCGGATGCCCTTGCCACCATGGGCGTGGCCCTCGGCTCGTGCACGGTGCCGGCCGCCGGCAGTCCGAGCTTCGAGCTCGGGGAGGACGAGGTCGAGTGGGGCCTGGGGATCCATGGAGAGCAGGGGGTGGAACGCTCTGCCCTGCTCACGGCCACCGAGGCCGTGGACCGGTTGCTGTCGGCCTGCCTGGCGGTCGGTCGGATTCCCGACGCCGGCCGGGTCGCCCTGCTGGTCAACAACCTGGGTGGCAGCTCGGCGATGGAGATCTCCCTGGTGGCCGACGCCGCCCTGACCTGGTTGCGTGAGCGTGGCCTCGACGTGGTCCGGGCCTGGTCCGGCACCTTCTTGACGGCCATGGAGATGGAAGGCGTGTCCTTGTCCCTGCTGGCCGTGGATGACCGGCTGGTGGAGCTACTGGATGCACCGGTCCAGACGTCGGCGTGGCCGGCCCTGTCCGGCCGGGTGAACACTGAGCCCTTCCTGGCGGTGCCGCCGGCCGAGGCGTTCGGCCTGGAGGGCCCGGCGCTCGCCGGCCCGGGGTGGAGGGTGCTGGAAGACGTGTTGCAGGCGTTGCGGGACGCGGAACCTGAGCTCACGGCCATGGACCAGCAGGTGGGCGACGGCGACCTCGGCCACAGTCTGGACCGCGGCGCCAGGGCGGTGCTCCAGGAGCAGGCCAGCCTGCCGTGCCGTCCGGACCTGCTGCTGAGGCGGGTCTCCGCGGTGGCCCGTAAGAGCATCGGTGGCACCTCGGGGCCGCTGTACGCGGTCTTCCTGCTGAAGGCCTCCGCGGCGCTGGCCGGCATCGAGCAACCGGCATCCGCTGACTGGGCCAGGGCGCTGGCTGCCGGTCAGCGTGGGATCCAGGATCTGGGCGGGGCCTCCCCGGGGGACCGCACCATGCTGGATGCCCTCGCTCCGGCGGCTGAGGCCTTTGCCGGTGCCGGGTCCGAACCGCTGCCGGTGGCCCTGCGCGCGGCCGCCGACGCGGCCCGGGCCGGCGCCGAGGCCACGGCGGACATGGCCCCGCGCCGGGGCCGCTCCAGCTACGCGGGGGACCGCGTCAAGGGGCACCTGGACCCGGGTGCCTGGGCCGTCTACCTGTGGCTGGACGCGGCGGCCCGGGCGGCAGTCTGCGACTGA